In Bacillus sp. NP247, one DNA window encodes the following:
- a CDS encoding MFS transporter has product MNALFKNRAFMLVMASDILQQFAIWIRNMALLYFIMERTNNDPVSVSLLSVMEYAPIFIFSFIGGALADRWNPKRTMVAGDVLSVLSIIGIVLLLKLDYWQAIFFATLISAIVGQFSQPSSSRIFKRYVKEEQVANAIAFNQTLQSLFMIFGPVVGSLVYTQLGLFTSLYSLIILFLLSAIALSFLPKWVEQEQVARDSLKNDIKEGWKYVLHTKNLRMITITFTIMGLAVGLTNPLEVFLVIERLGMEKEAVQYLAAADGIGMLIGGIVAAVFASKVNPKKMFVFGMSILAMSFLVEGLSTSFWITSFMRFGTGICLACVNIVVGTLMIQLVPENMIGRVNGTILPLFMGAMLIGTSLAGGLKEMTSLVIVFCIATSLILLAIGPVLRMQIKKEELANKEELTNSLASK; this is encoded by the coding sequence ATGAACGCTTTATTTAAAAACCGAGCATTTATGCTCGTTATGGCATCTGATATTTTACAACAATTTGCAATTTGGATCAGAAATATGGCTCTTTTATATTTCATAATGGAGCGAACGAATAATGATCCGGTTTCTGTTTCTTTATTATCAGTTATGGAATATGCACCTATCTTTATTTTCTCGTTTATTGGTGGTGCGCTAGCTGATCGCTGGAATCCGAAAAGAACAATGGTTGCTGGGGATGTGTTAAGTGTACTGTCTATTATAGGAATTGTCTTGTTGTTAAAGCTGGATTATTGGCAGGCTATATTTTTTGCAACACTCATTTCCGCGATTGTAGGTCAGTTTTCTCAGCCATCATCTTCGCGTATATTTAAGCGCTATGTAAAGGAAGAACAGGTGGCAAATGCGATTGCATTTAACCAAACATTACAGTCATTATTTATGATTTTTGGACCAGTGGTAGGATCGCTTGTGTATACACAACTTGGTTTATTTACGTCACTATATAGCTTAATCATTTTATTTTTGTTATCTGCTATCGCTCTTTCATTTTTACCAAAATGGGTTGAACAAGAGCAAGTAGCGAGAGATTCATTAAAAAATGATATAAAAGAGGGTTGGAAGTACGTTCTTCATACGAAAAATTTACGCATGATTACGATCACTTTCACCATTATGGGATTAGCAGTTGGACTAACAAATCCGTTAGAGGTGTTTCTTGTAATAGAACGGCTTGGAATGGAAAAAGAAGCAGTTCAATATTTAGCCGCAGCTGATGGAATAGGTATGTTAATCGGTGGTATTGTTGCTGCAGTTTTCGCTTCAAAAGTGAATCCGAAAAAGATGTTTGTATTCGGTATGAGCATATTAGCGATGTCATTTTTAGTAGAAGGGCTATCTACATCATTTTGGATTACTAGTTTCATGAGGTTTGGAACAGGTATTTGTTTAGCTTGTGTTAATATCGTTGTCGGTACGCTTATGATTCAGCTTGTACCAGAAAACATGATTGGAAGAGTAAATGGAACAATTTTACCATTATTTATGGGTGCTATGTTAATCGGAACATCGCTAGCTGGAGGATTGAAGGAAATGACTTCACTAGTTATTGTATTTTGTATAGCGACGTCACTTATTTTATTGGCAATAGGGCCAGTTCTACGTATGCAAATAAAAAAAGAAGAGCTTGCTAATAAAGAGGAACTGACGAATTCGTTAGCTTCAAAATAA
- a CDS encoding MFS transporter: protein MKKMSRQEKSWILYDWANSVYSLVITTALFPIYFKAAAKEAGLSGATSTAYWGYANSFATLLISILAPILGTVADYKGFKKRFFTFFFGLGIVFTSMLAVVPTSQWYLLLGCYMLALVGFAGANIFYDAFLIDVTSGDRMDRISTRGFALGYIGSTIPFIGCIALIILAQKGTIPLSVGIASQISFAITALWWGLFTIPMLKNVEQTHYIERHPRPIAMSFKRLANTFKNIKEYKTVFMFLIAYFFYIDGVDTIITMSTAYGTDLGISATNLLVILFVTQIVACPFALLYGKLSETFTGKKMLYVGIIIYIIICTYAYFLKTTLDFWILAMLVATSQGGIQALSRSYFAKLVPKESANEFFGFYNIFGKFAAIMGPVLVGVTTQLTGKTNAGVLSIIVLFIIGGFLLTRVPENNTSVTPPNPKTKTI from the coding sequence ATGAAAAAAATGTCCAGACAAGAAAAAAGCTGGATATTATATGATTGGGCAAACTCGGTATATTCGCTCGTCATTACAACTGCATTATTTCCAATTTACTTTAAAGCAGCTGCAAAAGAAGCTGGATTATCTGGTGCAACTTCAACAGCCTATTGGGGATATGCAAACTCGTTCGCTACACTTTTAATTTCTATACTCGCTCCTATTCTCGGTACAGTTGCTGATTATAAAGGATTTAAAAAACGATTTTTCACATTCTTCTTTGGGCTTGGTATCGTATTTACAAGTATGCTAGCAGTTGTTCCAACATCTCAGTGGTACTTATTACTAGGATGCTATATGCTCGCATTAGTTGGCTTTGCTGGAGCAAATATTTTTTATGATGCATTTTTAATAGATGTTACATCTGGAGATAGAATGGACCGAATTTCTACAAGAGGCTTTGCATTAGGTTATATTGGGAGCACAATTCCTTTTATCGGTTGTATTGCTCTTATTATTCTTGCTCAAAAAGGAACTATCCCCTTATCAGTCGGCATTGCTAGTCAAATTTCCTTTGCAATCACAGCTCTTTGGTGGGGATTATTTACAATTCCAATGCTAAAAAATGTAGAGCAAACACACTATATTGAACGCCATCCAAGACCAATTGCAATGAGCTTCAAGCGCCTTGCTAATACTTTTAAAAATATTAAAGAATATAAAACTGTATTTATGTTCCTAATAGCTTACTTTTTCTACATTGACGGGGTAGATACAATTATCACTATGTCTACTGCTTACGGAACAGATCTCGGTATTAGTGCAACTAATCTATTAGTCATCTTATTTGTAACACAAATTGTCGCTTGTCCATTCGCTTTATTATATGGAAAACTATCGGAAACATTTACCGGTAAAAAAATGCTATATGTCGGTATTATTATTTATATCATTATCTGCACATATGCTTATTTCTTAAAAACGACACTTGATTTCTGGATTTTAGCAATGCTAGTTGCCACTTCTCAAGGTGGTATTCAAGCACTTAGCCGTTCATATTTCGCAAAACTAGTACCGAAAGAATCTGCAAATGAATTCTTCGGATTTTATAATATCTTTGGTAAATTCGCAGCAATTATGGGTCCAGTATTAGTTGGTGTCACAACACAATTAACAGGAAAAACAAACGCTGGTGTCCTTAGTATTATTGTCTTATTTATTATCGGTGGATTCTTATTAACTAGAGTACCCGAAAATAATACGTCCGTTACACCACCTAATCCGAAAACTAAAACAATATAA
- a CDS encoding helix-turn-helix transcriptional regulator — protein sequence MYRLYTNIVKTILHVRRKDVKNQIYELRTENNISQGALADKCKVSRQTINAIENNKYDPSLALAFRLAEVLGTTVDKLFLYKM from the coding sequence ATGTACCGACTATATACTAATATTGTAAAAACGATTTTACATGTTAGGAGAAAAGATGTGAAAAATCAAATTTATGAATTACGCACTGAAAATAATATTTCACAAGGTGCATTAGCTGATAAGTGTAAAGTTTCAAGACAGACGATAAATGCAATTGAGAATAATAAATATGATCCAAGCTTAGCATTAGCCTTTCGTTTAGCGGAAGTATTAGGAACAACTGTGGATAAACTATTTTTGTATAAGATGTAG
- a CDS encoding glycosyl hydrolase family 18 protein has translation MKSKKFTLLLLSLLLFLPLFLTNFITPNLALANSPKQGQKIVGYFPSWGIYGRNYQVSDIDASKLTHLNYAFADICWNGKHGNPSTHPDNPNKQTWNCKESGVPLQNKEVPNGTLVLGEPWADVTKSYPGSGTTWEDCDKYARCGNFGELKRLKAKYPHLKTIISVGGWTWSNRFSDMAADEKTRKVFSESTVAFLREYGFDGVDLDWEYPGVETIPGGSYRPEDKQNFTLLLQDVRNALTKAGAEDGKQYLLTIASGASQRYADHTELKKISQILDWINIMTYDFHGGWEATSNHNAALYKDPNDPAADTKFYVDGAIDIYTNEGVPADKLVLGVPFYGRGWKSCGKENNGQYQPCKPGSDGKLASKGTWDDYSTGDTGVYDYGDLAANYVNKNGFVRYWNDVAKVPYLYNATTGTLISYDDNESMKYKTDYIKTKGLSGAMFWELSGDCRTSPKYSCSGPKLLDTLVKELLGGPITQKDTESPTNVKNISVTNKNSNSVQLNWTASTDNVGVTEYEITAGEEKWSTTTNSITIKNLKPNTEYTFSVLAKDAAGNKSQPTSILIKTDDANTTPPGGNGNATFSVTSNWGSGYNFSIIIKNSGTTPIKNWKLEFDYNGNLTQVWDSKISSKINNHYVITNAGWNGEIPPGGSVTIGGAGTGNPAELVNASISEN, from the coding sequence ATGAAATCAAAAAAATTCACACTGCTATTACTATCCCTACTGCTCTTCTTACCTCTTTTTCTCACAAACTTTATTACTCCAAATCTCGCATTAGCAAATTCACCAAAGCAAGGTCAAAAAATTGTTGGGTATTTTCCTTCATGGGGCATTTACGGACGTAATTATCAGGTTTCAGACATTGATGCATCAAAGCTAACTCATTTAAACTATGCTTTCGCTGATATTTGCTGGAATGGAAAACATGGAAATCCTTCTACTCACCCCGATAATCCAAATAAACAAACGTGGAACTGTAAAGAATCTGGTGTACCACTGCAAAATAAAGAGGTCCCTAATGGTACTCTCGTACTCGGTGAACCATGGGCTGATGTCACAAAATCTTATCCGGGATCGGGTACAACTTGGGAAGATTGTGATAAATACGCCCGCTGCGGAAATTTCGGAGAACTGAAACGATTAAAAGCTAAGTATCCTCACTTAAAAACAATTATTTCCGTTGGTGGCTGGACTTGGTCTAACCGCTTTTCTGATATGGCCGCTGATGAAAAAACAAGAAAAGTATTCTCTGAATCTACGGTAGCTTTTCTTCGCGAATATGGATTTGACGGCGTTGATTTAGACTGGGAATATCCGGGCGTTGAAACGATTCCTGGTGGTAGTTATCGTCCTGAAGATAAGCAAAACTTCACCCTACTCCTTCAAGATGTTCGAAATGCATTAACTAAAGCTGGCGCAGAAGATGGTAAACAATATTTACTAACAATCGCGTCAGGTGCAAGCCAACGTTATGCTGATCATACAGAGCTAAAGAAAATCTCTCAAATACTGGATTGGATTAATATTATGACATATGATTTCCACGGTGGATGGGAAGCTACTTCTAACCATAATGCAGCTCTATACAAGGATCCAAATGACCCAGCAGCGGATACGAAATTTTACGTAGATGGTGCGATAGACATTTATACAAATGAAGGGGTTCCAGCGGATAAACTCGTATTAGGTGTACCTTTTTACGGACGCGGATGGAAAAGTTGCGGAAAAGAAAATAATGGGCAATACCAACCTTGTAAACCAGGTAGTGATGGAAAGCTCGCTTCTAAAGGTACTTGGGATGATTATTCTACCGGTGACACAGGTGTGTACGATTATGGTGATTTAGCAGCTAATTATGTTAATAAAAATGGTTTTGTTCGCTACTGGAACGATGTAGCGAAAGTACCTTATTTATATAATGCGACTACAGGCACGCTTATTAGCTATGATGACAACGAATCTATGAAATATAAAACAGACTATATAAAGACAAAAGGTTTAAGTGGCGCAATGTTTTGGGAACTAAGCGGGGATTGCCGTACAAGTCCAAAATATAGTTGTAGTGGACCAAAATTACTTGATACGTTAGTAAAAGAATTGCTTGGTGGACCTATTACTCAAAAAGATACTGAATCACCAACAAACGTAAAAAATATTTCTGTTACAAATAAAAATTCAAACTCAGTTCAATTAAACTGGACTGCATCTACTGATAACGTAGGAGTTACGGAATATGAAATTACTGCCGGCGAAGAGAAATGGAGTACAACAACAAATAGCATTACAATTAAAAACTTGAAACCTAATACAGAATACACATTTTCAGTATTAGCAAAGGATGCTGCTGGTAACAAATCACAACCTACTTCTATTCTTATAAAAACAGATGATGCTAACACAACACCTCCTGGTGGAAATGGCAATGCTACCTTTTCAGTCACTTCAAATTGGGGAAGTGGTTACAACTTCTCAATTATAATTAAAAATAGCGGAACGACCCCTATTAAAAACTGGAAATTAGAATTTGATTATAACGGCAATTTAACACAAGTTTGGGATTCTAAAATTAGTAGTAAAATAAATAATCATTACGTAATTACGAATGCAGGATGGAATGGTGAAATTCCTCCTGGTGGATCAGTTACAATCGGAGGAGCAGGAACAGGCAATCCCGCCGAACTTGTAAATGCATCCATTAGCGAAAACTAA
- a CDS encoding ABC transporter substrate-binding protein — translation MKKGLKIMLATLLAVTVAGCNPAKKEESSSKDKKVKVVLDWFPNTNHTGLYVAQTKDYYKKQGLDVEIIQPGDNVTAEQMIASGKADFAISAQENVTLARVEGIPVVSVGAIIQHNTSAFASLKKDNMTSPKDFEGKRYGGWGGPAEEATLKTIMEKHQADFNKVEKIILGQTDFFKSIGRDADFEWIYYGWDGIEAKRQGKELNTIMVKDLDPALDFYSPVIITSEKHTKQDKDFVKKFMTATTEGYDFAIKEPKEAADILIKAVPDLNKELVQESQKWLSTKYQDDAKAWGVQKEEVWTNYMNFLYDNKVIKKKIDVKDAFTNEFLPSEK, via the coding sequence ATGAAAAAAGGTTTAAAAATTATGTTAGCTACATTATTAGCAGTAACTGTTGCCGGATGTAATCCGGCGAAGAAAGAAGAAAGTTCAAGTAAAGATAAAAAAGTAAAAGTCGTTTTAGATTGGTTTCCAAATACGAATCATACTGGCTTATATGTAGCGCAAACGAAAGATTATTACAAAAAGCAAGGGCTTGATGTAGAGATTATCCAGCCTGGTGATAATGTAACGGCAGAGCAGATGATTGCTTCTGGGAAAGCAGATTTTGCGATAAGCGCACAAGAAAATGTAACATTAGCTCGTGTTGAAGGAATCCCAGTTGTTTCTGTTGGTGCAATTATTCAGCATAATACCTCTGCTTTTGCCTCGCTAAAAAAAGATAATATGACGTCACCGAAAGATTTTGAAGGTAAACGTTATGGCGGCTGGGGAGGACCAGCAGAAGAAGCAACGTTAAAAACGATTATGGAGAAACATCAAGCTGATTTTAATAAAGTTGAAAAAATTATTCTTGGACAAACGGATTTCTTTAAATCAATCGGTCGTGATGCAGACTTTGAATGGATTTATTATGGATGGGATGGAATTGAAGCGAAGCGTCAAGGAAAAGAATTAAATACAATTATGGTGAAAGACTTAGATCCAGCGCTCGATTTCTATAGTCCTGTTATTATTACAAGTGAAAAACACACGAAGCAAGATAAAGACTTTGTGAAAAAGTTCATGACTGCAACGACAGAAGGTTATGATTTTGCAATTAAAGAACCGAAAGAAGCTGCAGATATTTTAATTAAAGCTGTTCCAGATTTGAATAAAGAATTAGTACAAGAAAGTCAAAAGTGGTTAAGTACAAAGTATCAAGATGATGCAAAAGCGTGGGGAGTACAGAAGGAAGAAGTTTGGACGAATTACATGAATTTCTTATATGACAACAAAGTTATTAAGAAGAAAATTGATGTGAAAGATGCCTTTACAAATGAATTCCTTCCAAGTGAAAAATGA
- a CDS encoding ABC-F family ATP-binding cassette domain-containing protein, with protein sequence MSILTVENLSHSYGEKTILYNACFRLLKGEHVGLVGENGIGKSTLLRLLTGELIHDDGKIEWFPHMKIGFLQQHIDLQEGITIEEYLQSAFSNLYEFEREMLKLTEEMAGAGEVAKLLVRYGELQTILENSNFYQIHTEIEEVATGLGLFEVGMEKDVSKLSGGQRTKLLLGKLLLEKADVLLLDEPTNYLDTAHIEWLQSYLRLYEKAYVIISHDEVFLNSITNVIYHLEGGKVKRYVGNYEKFVQSYQVQKKQVQSAYAKQQKEISQLETFIQKNKIRKAKQAKSREKVLEKMQRVEKVNHVTRSRFDFNVYEEPVSRILQAEKLRIGYSDPLCPELNLQVKKGEKIAIVGHNGIGKTTMLKTLLGQIQPLSGSISVGERVNPAYFAQEEFASETTPLEKVWAERPDMTKKEVRQALAKCGLKEEHVLKPISLLSGGEQTKVRLCELIVTKSNVLILDEPTNHLDIETKKSLQEALQQYKGTVLLVSHEPSFYEAWITKVWNIEDWNADQYE encoded by the coding sequence ATGAGTATATTAACAGTAGAAAATTTAAGTCATTCGTATGGTGAGAAAACCATTTTATATAATGCGTGTTTTCGACTATTAAAGGGCGAGCATGTTGGGTTAGTTGGGGAAAATGGAATTGGAAAATCAACATTATTACGCTTGTTAACAGGAGAACTTATACATGATGATGGGAAAATTGAATGGTTTCCACATATGAAGATTGGCTTTTTACAACAACATATAGATTTGCAAGAAGGTATAACAATTGAAGAATACTTGCAAAGTGCGTTTTCTAATCTGTATGAGTTTGAACGTGAAATGTTAAAACTTACAGAAGAGATGGCTGGAGCAGGAGAAGTAGCGAAATTGTTAGTAAGGTATGGAGAGTTACAAACTATATTGGAGAATTCTAATTTTTATCAAATTCATACAGAAATTGAAGAAGTAGCGACTGGCTTAGGGTTGTTTGAAGTAGGAATGGAAAAGGATGTTTCAAAGCTAAGCGGTGGTCAACGGACAAAGTTATTACTTGGTAAACTCCTTTTAGAAAAAGCAGATGTTTTATTATTAGATGAGCCAACTAACTATTTAGATACAGCTCATATAGAATGGTTGCAATCGTATTTGAGACTGTATGAAAAAGCTTATGTGATCATTTCACATGACGAAGTATTTTTGAACAGTATTACGAATGTTATTTATCATCTAGAAGGAGGGAAAGTGAAGCGATACGTAGGAAATTATGAAAAGTTTGTGCAAAGTTATCAAGTGCAAAAGAAACAAGTACAATCGGCGTATGCGAAACAGCAAAAAGAAATCTCTCAGTTAGAAACATTTATTCAAAAAAATAAAATTCGAAAAGCGAAACAGGCAAAAAGTCGAGAAAAAGTATTAGAGAAAATGCAAAGGGTTGAAAAGGTTAATCATGTAACTCGATCCCGTTTTGATTTCAATGTTTATGAGGAGCCAGTGAGTCGTATATTGCAAGCTGAGAAACTAAGGATAGGTTATAGTGATCCGTTATGTCCAGAGTTGAATTTACAAGTGAAAAAAGGAGAAAAAATAGCGATTGTTGGTCATAATGGAATTGGAAAAACGACAATGTTAAAAACGTTATTAGGTCAAATACAGCCGTTAAGCGGTTCAATTTCTGTTGGAGAACGAGTAAATCCTGCTTATTTTGCACAGGAGGAGTTTGCTTCAGAAACAACACCATTAGAGAAAGTTTGGGCAGAAAGACCAGATATGACAAAGAAAGAAGTACGCCAAGCATTAGCAAAGTGTGGATTGAAAGAAGAACACGTATTAAAACCTATTAGTTTATTAAGCGGAGGGGAACAAACGAAAGTACGTTTATGTGAACTTATCGTAACGAAAAGTAACGTTTTAATTTTAGATGAACCAACTAATCATTTGGATATAGAAACAAAGAAGTCTTTGCAGGAAGCGTTACAACAATATAAAGGAACAGTTTTACTTGTCTCACATGAGCCTTCTTTCTATGAAGCATGGATAACAAAAGTATGGAATATAGAAGACTGGAATGCTGACCAATATGAATAA
- a CDS encoding thioredoxin family protein has translation MNKFETIEELATHIEEQQLVLLFIKTENCGVCDVMLRKVNCVLENYDYVEKVEILLQDMQGIAGRYAVFTGPTVLLFYNGKEILRESRFISFENLERTIQLFEN, from the coding sequence ATGAATAAATTTGAAACGATAGAAGAATTAGCGACACATATTGAAGAACAACAATTAGTACTTCTGTTTATTAAAACGGAGAATTGTGGTGTTTGTGATGTTATGCTAAGAAAAGTAAATTGCGTATTAGAGAATTATGATTACGTAGAGAAAGTAGAAATATTACTACAAGACATGCAAGGGATTGCGGGGCGTTATGCAGTATTTACAGGGCCAACAGTTTTATTATTTTATAATGGAAAAGAGATCCTACGTGAATCGCGCTTCATTTCATTTGAAAATCTAGAGAGAACCATTCAATTATTCGAGAATTAA
- a CDS encoding DUF1992 domain-containing protein — protein MDVFLNIAEEKIRQAIRNGDLDNIPGQGKPLQLEDLSMVPPELRMSYKILKNAGMIPPEMELQKDILKIEDLIACCYDEAERKKLQEELTAKTLRFQQVMEKRKIKDSSAFRMYQEKVFRKLR, from the coding sequence GTGGATGTGTTTTTGAACATTGCTGAGGAAAAAATTCGTCAAGCGATACGGAATGGTGATCTTGATAATATTCCGGGACAAGGAAAACCACTACAATTAGAAGATCTTTCAATGGTACCTCCAGAATTAAGAATGAGTTATAAAATCTTGAAAAATGCAGGCATGATTCCACCAGAAATGGAATTGCAAAAAGATATATTGAAAATAGAGGATTTAATCGCTTGTTGTTATGATGAAGCAGAGAGAAAAAAATTACAAGAAGAGTTAACAGCAAAAACGCTGCGTTTTCAGCAAGTAATGGAAAAGAGGAAAATTAAAGATAGTTCAGCTTTTCGTATGTATCAGGAGAAAGTATTTCGTAAATTACGCTAA
- a CDS encoding ABC transporter ATP-binding protein translates to MSGLKIKDIVKAFDGKNVLANISASIQEGEFVSFVGPSGCGKSTLLNMIASVEEPTSGEVFYNEELVKKQDVVSYMPQQDLLLPWRSALQNIVLPLEIEGKPKKQRLAEGMEALKQFELDEYADHYPDELSGGMRQRISFLRTYLCEKPIMLLDEPFGKLDAFTKMEVHSWLLNSWHQEKQTIVMVTHDLDEAILLSDRIFILSQRPATIVGEVQVKLPRPRMMDMLTSLELKKDKEEILRVLAPYMKK, encoded by the coding sequence ATGAGTGGATTAAAAATAAAAGATATTGTAAAAGCTTTCGATGGAAAGAATGTATTAGCAAATATTAGTGCTTCTATACAGGAGGGGGAATTCGTCTCTTTTGTAGGTCCAAGTGGCTGTGGAAAAAGCACTTTGTTAAATATGATCGCGAGTGTTGAAGAGCCAACGAGTGGAGAGGTATTTTATAACGAGGAACTTGTGAAAAAACAAGATGTTGTAAGTTATATGCCGCAACAAGATTTATTACTACCGTGGCGATCGGCCTTGCAAAATATAGTACTTCCATTGGAAATCGAAGGGAAGCCTAAAAAGCAAAGGCTAGCAGAAGGAATGGAAGCATTAAAGCAGTTCGAGCTAGATGAATATGCGGATCATTATCCAGATGAGTTATCAGGAGGCATGCGTCAAAGAATTAGTTTCCTTCGCACATATTTATGTGAAAAGCCAATTATGCTGCTGGATGAGCCTTTTGGAAAATTAGATGCATTTACAAAAATGGAAGTACACAGTTGGCTTTTAAATTCTTGGCATCAAGAAAAGCAGACAATTGTTATGGTTACACATGACTTAGATGAGGCAATTTTACTTTCTGATCGCATATTTATTTTATCTCAAAGACCAGCAACAATAGTTGGAGAGGTACAAGTGAAATTACCTAGACCACGAATGATGGATATGTTAACATCACTTGAGTTAAAGAAGGATAAGGAAGAAATTTTGAGAGTATTAGCTCCTTATATGAAAAAATAG
- a CDS encoding TetR/AcrR family transcriptional regulator, translated as MRRSAEEIKKEIAYKAESLFSQKGYAATSMEEICEITERSKGSIYYHFKSKEELFLFVVKQHTYDWLEKWNEKEKLYSTSTEKLYGLAEYYVEDIQQPISNAIEEFSMSQVVSKEILDELLALTRESYVMFENLIEAGIQSGEFREDNTRDLMYIVNGLLSGLGVLYYELDHKELKRIYKKAIDVLLKGMAAE; from the coding sequence ATGAGAAGAAGCGCAGAAGAGATAAAGAAAGAAATTGCATATAAAGCAGAAAGTCTGTTTTCACAGAAGGGCTATGCAGCCACATCTATGGAAGAGATTTGTGAAATTACAGAGCGAAGTAAAGGAAGCATTTATTATCACTTTAAAAGTAAAGAAGAATTATTTTTATTTGTAGTAAAACAGCATACGTATGATTGGCTTGAAAAATGGAATGAAAAAGAGAAGTTGTATAGTACGAGTACTGAAAAACTATATGGTCTCGCGGAATATTATGTAGAGGACATACAGCAACCAATTTCAAATGCAATAGAGGAATTCTCTATGAGCCAAGTTGTAAGTAAAGAGATTCTGGATGAACTGTTAGCTTTAACTAGAGAATCATATGTTATGTTTGAGAACTTAATTGAAGCAGGCATACAGTCTGGAGAGTTTCGTGAAGATAATACGCGCGATCTTATGTATATTGTGAATGGATTATTATCGGGGCTTGGAGTACTTTACTACGAGTTAGATCATAAAGAGCTGAAACGTATTTATAAAAAGGCAATAGATGTATTGTTAAAAGGAATGGCAGCTGAATAA
- a CDS encoding ABC transporter permease, which produces MNMQNQKRSKIITTIWLILLIAIWEGSVSLFKIEPWILPKPSAIVQELIGMKDLLLPNTVQTLQEVIIGLFFAIILGTSIAIIMDVIPLFRILMNPLLVISQTIPIVVLAPLFIIWFGYGMLPKVMVVILVCFFPIALSILEGFQTVDKNMLKLLQTMKATKWQVYQKVKFPAVLPYFFSGLKIAVTYSVMGAIIGEWLGASEGLGVMLTRATKSFLTARVFGVAAIIVMVTLCLYFIVEFMARITAPWIYRKGGRK; this is translated from the coding sequence ATGAATATGCAAAACCAGAAGCGATCTAAAATAATTACAACAATTTGGCTTATCCTTCTCATTGCTATATGGGAAGGATCTGTTTCATTATTTAAAATTGAGCCGTGGATTTTACCGAAGCCGTCTGCAATTGTGCAAGAGCTAATTGGAATGAAAGATTTACTATTACCGAATACAGTGCAAACGTTACAGGAAGTAATAATTGGGTTGTTTTTTGCAATTATACTTGGGACGAGTATTGCTATCATTATGGATGTTATCCCTTTATTTCGGATTTTAATGAATCCGTTGCTCGTTATTTCGCAAACAATTCCCATCGTTGTGCTCGCTCCATTATTTATTATTTGGTTTGGGTACGGGATGTTGCCAAAAGTAATGGTTGTTATTCTTGTTTGTTTCTTCCCAATTGCGCTTAGCATTTTAGAAGGTTTCCAAACGGTAGATAAAAATATGCTGAAACTGTTACAAACAATGAAGGCAACGAAATGGCAAGTTTACCAGAAAGTAAAGTTTCCAGCAGTACTCCCATACTTTTTCTCAGGTTTAAAAATTGCAGTTACATATAGCGTAATGGGGGCAATTATCGGAGAATGGCTCGGTGCAAGTGAAGGGTTAGGGGTTATGCTTACGAGAGCTACAAAATCCTTTTTAACTGCTCGAGTATTTGGTGTTGCAGCGATTATCGTCATGGTGACATTATGTCTGTACTTTATTGTTGAATTTATGGCAAGAATAACAGCACCATGGATATACAGAAAGGGCGGCAGAAAATGA